The following proteins come from a genomic window of Lachnoclostridium phytofermentans ISDg:
- a CDS encoding PT domain-containing protein: MDYNINGSEVNLSEIEDDKNKWEDQIRKREDQIGNREDQISKWDDHINKRDDQISKRDDHINKRDEHTNKREDQISKWDEHINKREDHTDKREHQISKSEDHLNKWEDYINNMNKTYEENKEGLKMQWMEGFNTKEMEAKNSWNEPVNQPINQPKKQPINQPMNQPINQPMNQPIKQPVNQYDYIATSNMISFMREGAGAVILSNPENSNTKIFIEKTIYHNFSDAILSLEVFHNVETPEDAMSSDHYAPKDLSNYPQEPFGKVLSHENLAYHKDYCFLSSTINPYQSVDESMLKGMVLTPGTNLAYVFHIVNQQPQTVISVTFHWTEIT; this comes from the coding sequence ATGGATTATAATATAAATGGTAGCGAAGTGAATTTAAGTGAAATTGAAGATGATAAGAATAAATGGGAAGATCAGATAAGGAAAAGAGAAGATCAGATAGGTAATAGAGAAGATCAGATAAGTAAATGGGATGATCATATAAATAAAAGGGATGATCAGATAAGTAAAAGGGATGATCATATAAATAAAAGGGATGAACATACCAATAAAAGGGAAGATCAGATAAGTAAATGGGATGAACATATAAATAAAAGGGAAGATCATACAGATAAAAGGGAACATCAGATAAGCAAAAGTGAAGATCATTTAAATAAATGGGAAGATTATATAAATAATATGAATAAAACGTATGAAGAAAATAAAGAAGGCTTAAAGATGCAGTGGATGGAGGGATTTAATACAAAGGAAATGGAGGCAAAGAATTCATGGAATGAACCAGTAAATCAACCAATAAATCAACCAAAAAAGCAACCAATAAATCAACCAATGAATCAGCCAATAAATCAACCAATGAACCAACCAATAAAGCAACCAGTTAATCAATATGATTACATAGCAACTTCGAACATGATTTCATTTATGCGAGAAGGGGCAGGAGCTGTGATTTTATCTAATCCAGAGAATTCTAATACGAAAATCTTTATTGAAAAAACAATCTATCATAATTTTTCAGATGCCATTCTTAGTCTTGAGGTATTTCATAATGTAGAAACACCAGAGGACGCAATGTCAAGTGATCATTATGCACCAAAAGATTTAAGTAATTATCCTCAAGAACCATTTGGCAAAGTGCTTTCGCATGAAAACTTAGCTTATCATAAAGATTATTGCTTTTTGTCCTCAACGATTAATCCCTATCAGTCAGTGGATGAGTCAATGCTAAAAGGTATGGTATTAACACCTGGGACGAATCTGGCATATGTTTTTCATATAGTGAATCAACAACCACAAACAGTTATCTCTGTTACTTTTCATTGGACTGAGATAACATAA
- a CDS encoding MGDG synthase family glycosyltransferase: MNVLILSCNTGEGHNAAGRALEEYLKYSGEEVEMIDFMKLASERTSRIVGGAYVSIAKLTPHFFGLIYQLGMKVSNKRHKSPVYYANALMAKYLSEYLKKHSVDILVTPHLYPAETITYMKKKSLLRCKTLAIATDYTCIPFWEETNCDAYIIPHEDLIQEFSSRGISREKLYPLGIPVKKAFCNNQELKICSFDEQNMEYKSVKERLKLPNNRSLFLVMSGSMGFGKIQLFTFELNRKCKKGEQIVVICGNNHKLFRMMKQRFRYHTNVHIIGYTNNVSLYMEAADVVYTKPGGLTSTEVIVKNKPLVHTAPIPGCETSNMEFFAVKGMALSSHSLKNQIQQGMKLMNCEQMRMGMLNSQVKHSKPNACRDIYHLMKKMCGEDADEISHI; encoded by the coding sequence ATGAACGTATTGATTCTTTCTTGTAATACAGGAGAGGGACATAATGCAGCGGGGCGTGCTTTAGAAGAATATCTTAAGTATTCTGGTGAAGAAGTTGAAATGATAGACTTTATGAAGCTAGCCAGTGAAAGAACTTCTCGTATTGTTGGAGGAGCTTATGTCTCTATTGCAAAATTGACACCACATTTTTTTGGACTTATCTATCAGTTAGGAATGAAAGTAAGTAATAAACGCCATAAATCTCCCGTATATTATGCAAATGCATTGATGGCAAAATACTTAAGCGAATATTTAAAGAAACATTCCGTGGATATTTTAGTAACACCACATTTATATCCTGCGGAAACTATTACATATATGAAAAAGAAGAGTTTGCTCCGTTGCAAAACCTTAGCTATCGCAACCGATTATACTTGTATCCCATTCTGGGAGGAGACTAACTGTGATGCTTATATTATACCGCATGAAGATTTAATACAAGAGTTTTCTTCGCGGGGGATAAGCAGAGAAAAGCTTTATCCTTTGGGAATTCCAGTGAAAAAAGCTTTTTGTAATAATCAAGAACTAAAAATATGTAGTTTTGATGAGCAAAATATGGAGTATAAAAGTGTAAAAGAACGTTTAAAACTCCCAAACAATCGATCTTTATTTTTGGTAATGAGTGGTAGCATGGGATTTGGAAAGATACAGCTGTTTACGTTTGAGCTAAATAGAAAGTGCAAGAAAGGAGAACAAATTGTAGTCATCTGCGGTAATAACCATAAATTATTTCGAATGATGAAGCAACGGTTTCGATATCATACGAATGTACATATTATTGGTTATACGAATAATGTGTCATTGTACATGGAAGCAGCAGATGTAGTTTATACAAAACCAGGGGGCTTAACCTCAACTGAGGTTATTGTAAAGAATAAACCACTAGTACATACAGCTCCAATCCCAGGATGTGAAACGAGCAATATGGAGTTTTTTGCTGTAAAGGGGATGGCATTATCCTCACATTCCTTAAAGAATCAGATACAACAGGGTATGAAATTAATGAATTGTGAACAGATGAGAATGGGAATGCTTAATTCACAGGTTAAACATTCTAAACCAAATGCATGTAGGGATATCTATCATTTAATGAAAAAAATGTGTGGAGAGGATGCAGATGAAATATCTCATATTTAG
- a CDS encoding glycerol-3-phosphate acyltransferase, with the protein MKYLIFSLFGYLSGSILFAYWIPKKIKYIDVRELSDDGNPGTANAFLYGGAFCGVLVLLCELLKGILPIFISTKVLDITNNGFSFVMAAPVLGHAYSMFHKGKGGKAIAVSFGVLLGLIPEVRPVLLLIFFYLLFSLFFIIRPHLHRSIFTFLCFSLCCYHLLKIQSLTIGCIFIALIVILKHLHAFHGEALEVFLLHRKIYGKMQKDEASNHL; encoded by the coding sequence ATGAAATATCTCATATTTAGTTTGTTTGGCTACCTTAGTGGTAGTATCTTATTTGCTTATTGGATTCCAAAGAAAATCAAATACATCGATGTTCGGGAATTAAGTGATGATGGGAATCCTGGTACTGCCAATGCTTTTTTGTATGGCGGTGCTTTTTGTGGCGTTTTAGTTCTACTTTGTGAACTATTAAAGGGAATACTGCCTATTTTTATCAGTACAAAAGTGCTTGATATAACAAACAATGGATTTTCCTTTGTAATGGCAGCGCCAGTACTTGGACATGCATATTCAATGTTTCATAAGGGAAAGGGAGGAAAGGCAATTGCTGTTTCTTTTGGTGTACTTCTTGGGCTTATACCTGAAGTAAGACCAGTGTTATTATTGATTTTCTTTTACCTTTTATTCTCTCTATTTTTTATAATTCGTCCTCATTTGCATCGCTCAATCTTTACCTTTTTATGTTTTTCCTTGTGTTGTTATCATTTATTAAAGATTCAATCACTAACAATCGGATGTATTTTCATAGCTTTGATCGTCATCTTAAAGCACCTTCATGCATTCCATGGTGAAGCACTGGAGGTATTTTTACTTCATAGGAAAATCTATGGGAAAATGCAGAAGGATGAGGCTTCAAATCATTTATAA
- a CDS encoding cyclase family protein, protein MEIYDITQELFSGRIFPGDMAPRYERVKETTKGDVCNLTVLHMCAHNGTHIDAPFHFIDGGKTVDQIDLRRVIGECTVVEHEGVLTSEDVQRIMLKGKERILLKGKTVVSFEAAQEFNHFGVLLVGNESQTVGPEDSAMQVHLELLSNEVVLLEGINLSNVPEGDYFLFAAPLNLGGADGAPCRAVLTRS, encoded by the coding sequence ATGGAAATCTATGATATCACTCAGGAACTGTTCTCTGGCCGCATATTTCCGGGAGATATGGCCCCTAGATATGAAAGGGTTAAGGAAACTACAAAAGGGGATGTCTGTAATTTAACCGTTTTACATATGTGTGCGCATAATGGAACACATATAGATGCTCCTTTTCATTTTATTGATGGTGGAAAAACCGTCGATCAAATTGACTTAAGGCGAGTGATTGGGGAGTGTACTGTAGTGGAACATGAGGGTGTACTTACCAGTGAGGATGTTCAGCGAATCATGCTAAAAGGGAAAGAAAGAATACTATTAAAAGGGAAAACGGTAGTATCTTTTGAAGCAGCACAGGAATTCAATCATTTTGGGGTATTGTTGGTTGGAAATGAATCACAGACAGTAGGTCCGGAAGATTCAGCAATGCAGGTTCATCTAGAACTTTTATCGAATGAGGTAGTATTACTAGAAGGAATTAATTTATCGAATGTTCCGGAAGGAGATTATTTTCTATTTGCTGCTCCATTAAATCTTGGTGGAGCGGATGGTGCACCATGCCGTGCAGTTTTAACACGTTCGTAG
- a CDS encoding bacteriohemerythrin, with translation MFEMKPEYMTGITMIDEEHQKLFELADQLYDLLNNDFIHDKFDYIVEVINGLKEYAKKHFKDEEEYMMSINYKRLFSHKIEHQAFLEKMEGLDLESIDEDQKQTCLELLGFVSDWLVNHILGNDILIGK, from the coding sequence ATGTTTGAGATGAAGCCAGAGTATATGACAGGGATTACAATGATTGATGAAGAACATCAAAAACTTTTTGAATTGGCAGATCAACTATATGATTTATTAAATAATGATTTTATTCATGATAAGTTTGATTATATAGTGGAAGTAATTAATGGTTTAAAAGAATATGCAAAGAAACATTTTAAAGATGAAGAAGAGTATATGATGAGCATTAATTATAAGCGTTTGTTCTCTCATAAAATTGAACATCAGGCATTTTTAGAGAAAATGGAGGGACTTGATTTAGAGTCCATTGATGAAGATCAAAAGCAAACATGCTTAGAATTACTTGGCTTTGTAAGTGATTGGTTGGTAAATCATATCCTTGGTAATGATATCTTAATTGGAAAGTAG
- a CDS encoding FAD-dependent oxidoreductase, translated as MKKVVVVGAGIAGLSAAIYAQRSGFEVTLCGQHSIVGGMCTSWRRKGYLFEGTINWLTGSNPKTEVFQMWNHA; from the coding sequence ATGAAAAAAGTTGTAGTAGTCGGCGCAGGTATTGCAGGATTATCGGCAGCGATTTACGCACAGAGGAGCGGTTTTGAGGTGACGCTCTGCGGACAGCACAGCATAGTAGGCGGGATGTGTACCAGTTGGAGGCGTAAGGGCTATTTGTTTGAGGGTACGATAAATTGGCTGACTGGTTCTAATCCGAAAACCGAAGTATTTCAAATGTGGAACCACGCTTAG
- a CDS encoding EFR1 family ferrodoxin (N-terminal region resembles flavodoxins. C-terminal ferrodoxin region binds two 4Fe-4S clusters.), with protein sequence MILYFTGTGNSAYVAHAIAKETGDKVLSLNEMMKKGSKEKIISELPLVVVVPTYAWRVPRVVSDLIRQIHFNGNPKVYFVLTCGDSIGAAEKYVKKLCAEKELQFMGCAEVVMPENYIAVFAAPEKDEAYEIIRKSESVISDISKKIKEEVSFTSPRIKFRSKISSGIVNNLFYRFIVKAKGFYVTDSCNSCGYCVRSCPLNNIQLEDKKPVWGKDCTHCMACICGCPIKAIEYGKNSKSKVRYQCPNYPMKEN encoded by the coding sequence ATGATACTGTATTTCACAGGAACGGGTAACAGTGCCTATGTTGCGCACGCTATCGCTAAGGAAACAGGTGATAAAGTTCTTTCTTTAAATGAGATGATGAAGAAAGGATCAAAGGAAAAAATTATATCCGAACTTCCTCTTGTAGTTGTAGTTCCTACATACGCATGGCGTGTACCTAGGGTTGTGAGTGATTTAATCAGACAGATACATTTTAACGGGAATCCAAAAGTATATTTTGTGTTGACCTGTGGCGATAGTATCGGCGCAGCAGAAAAATACGTTAAAAAACTATGCGCTGAAAAGGAACTTCAATTCATGGGGTGCGCAGAAGTTGTAATGCCAGAAAACTACATTGCTGTGTTTGCTGCACCTGAAAAAGATGAGGCATACGAAATTATTAGAAAATCAGAATCTGTAATTTCTGATATTTCTAAAAAAATTAAAGAAGAAGTGTCTTTTACTAGCCCTAGAATCAAGTTTCGTAGTAAAATTTCCAGTGGAATCGTAAATAACTTATTTTATAGGTTTATTGTAAAAGCAAAAGGTTTTTATGTAACCGATTCTTGTAATAGCTGTGGTTATTGTGTTCGAAGCTGCCCACTTAATAATATTCAATTAGAGGATAAAAAGCCAGTATGGGGAAAAGATTGCACCCATTGTATGGCATGCATCTGTGGTTGTCCGATAAAGGCAATTGAATACGGAAAAAACAGTAAGAGTAAAGTACGATATCAGTGCCCGAATTATCCTATGAAAGAAAATTAA
- a CDS encoding histidine phosphatase family protein: MNIYFIRHGETDWNVENKIQGSNDIDLNENGINQALALGEKVKTQGLPIHKVYSSPQKRARKTAKILSEALQVDHIVKAGLEEMNLGRWEGFTWKEVKETDSETFNIWHANRNTKETPDGESYEEVLSRSIAAIQSILKNESQDIAIVSHGAVIKCLLCYINKVPFDQMKQFQTGNTSITIMDAAHFR; this comes from the coding sequence ATGAATATTTATTTTATACGACATGGTGAAACCGATTGGAATGTTGAAAATAAAATACAGGGTAGTAATGATATAGATTTAAATGAAAATGGAATCAATCAAGCATTAGCTCTTGGAGAGAAAGTAAAAACACAAGGATTGCCTATTCACAAGGTATATTCAAGTCCACAAAAAAGGGCACGCAAAACTGCTAAAATATTAAGCGAAGCCTTGCAGGTAGATCATATAGTTAAAGCTGGACTTGAAGAGATGAATCTTGGTCGTTGGGAAGGGTTTACTTGGAAAGAAGTAAAAGAAACTGACAGTGAAACCTTTAATATATGGCATGCAAATCGAAATACAAAAGAAACTCCCGATGGAGAATCTTACGAGGAGGTTCTCTCCCGCTCTATAGCGGCTATACAATCTATCCTAAAAAATGAATCTCAGGATATTGCAATCGTAAGTCATGGTGCTGTTATTAAATGTTTACTATGCTATATTAACAAGGTACCATTTGATCAGATGAAGCAATTTCAAACAGGAAATACTTCTATTACGATCATGGATGCCGCTCATTTTAGATAG
- a CDS encoding GNAT family N-acetyltransferase, producing the protein MNVRKAIIKDIDGIMKIIEEAKAFLKEQGIDQWQNGSPNNEIILNDIKKEQGYVFEENQEIIAYMALCYGEDESYHKVYDGEWQCPNSIYGTIHRTAISSSYRGKGIARRLFQAAEDLCVNQRMESIRIDTHPNNELMKHLIIREGYQPCGYILLQQDGTKRLVYEKKLI; encoded by the coding sequence ATGAACGTTAGAAAAGCGATTATAAAAGATATTGATGGAATTATGAAGATAATCGAGGAGGCGAAAGCTTTTTTAAAAGAACAAGGAATTGACCAGTGGCAGAATGGTTCTCCGAATAATGAAATTATTTTAAATGATATTAAGAAAGAACAAGGTTATGTATTCGAAGAAAATCAGGAAATAATAGCTTATATGGCGCTTTGTTATGGAGAAGATGAAAGTTATCATAAAGTCTATGATGGAGAATGGCAATGTCCTAATTCCATCTATGGAACGATACACCGTACAGCAATTTCATCTAGTTACCGAGGAAAAGGAATTGCTAGAAGATTATTTCAAGCAGCAGAAGATCTGTGTGTGAATCAAAGAATGGAAAGTATAAGGATTGACACTCATCCAAATAATGAATTAATGAAACATTTAATAATAAGAGAAGGTTATCAACCTTGTGGTTATATTTTGCTACAACAGGATGGTACAAAGCGTCTGGTATATGAAAAAAAATTAATATAA
- a CDS encoding LysR family transcriptional regulator has translation MTIRHFKIFIAVVECGKMRRAAERLYISQPAISQAIQELEEHYQVKLFERLSQKLSITEMGELLLPYARQAVELFENTEQAMKNAGEVSRIRLGTSISVGTTILNDLLDRYEEIYGNLDTSVIIHNTQTIETLIHSCKLDLGIVEGFVIDKGMKQIPICEDELVLVVGKSHPLYQKEIITFEELQNEILISREEGSVNRNQFEQLLLERDITMQKKWTCTNSEAIKIAVEHGRGLAILSQMIIRKEVEEGTLKILQLEDIHVHRKIHLIYHKDKFLSKPLKQFIELCLSKAH, from the coding sequence ATGACAATCAGACATTTCAAAATCTTCATTGCTGTGGTTGAGTGTGGAAAGATGAGAAGAGCAGCTGAAAGGCTATATATATCACAACCTGCAATAAGTCAAGCAATACAAGAGTTAGAAGAACATTATCAAGTCAAGTTATTTGAACGACTTTCTCAGAAACTTTCAATTACTGAGATGGGAGAACTTTTATTGCCTTATGCAAGACAAGCAGTTGAATTATTCGAAAATACAGAACAGGCGATGAAGAATGCAGGTGAAGTTTCAAGAATACGACTGGGAACGAGTATTTCTGTTGGAACCACTATTTTAAATGACTTATTAGACAGATATGAAGAGATTTACGGTAATTTGGATACGAGCGTCATTATTCATAATACTCAAACAATAGAAACTTTAATTCACAGTTGTAAACTTGATCTAGGTATTGTGGAAGGATTTGTAATTGATAAGGGTATGAAACAAATTCCGATCTGTGAGGATGAATTAGTATTAGTCGTAGGTAAATCGCATCCATTATATCAGAAAGAAATAATAACATTTGAGGAATTGCAAAATGAAATATTAATCTCACGAGAAGAAGGTAGTGTAAACCGAAATCAGTTTGAACAGCTTCTACTCGAGAGAGATATTACAATGCAAAAAAAATGGACTTGTACAAACAGTGAGGCAATCAAAATTGCAGTAGAGCATGGCCGCGGTCTCGCTATCTTATCACAGATGATTATAAGAAAAGAAGTCGAGGAAGGAACTCTTAAGATCCTGCAATTAGAAGATATTCATGTTCATAGAAAAATACATCTTATATATCATAAAGATAAGTTTCTATCAAAACCACTGAAACAATTTATTGAATTATGTCTAAGTAAAGCTCATTAA
- a CDS encoding chromate transporter, whose protein sequence is MIFKLFLSFIQVGLFSVGGGYAAIPLIQQQIVEVHKLMTMAEFTDLITIAEMTPGPISINSATFVGTRLAGVFGSIVCTLGVILPSFCICLALAYFYYKYRNFSGVQTILSALRPAVVALIASAGISILMLGLFGTDHNNFAFSDIRVIEALLFIGGLFLLRKYKVNAIAIIFGSGVIGTILYAIF, encoded by the coding sequence ATGATTTTTAAATTGTTTTTAAGTTTTATCCAAGTAGGATTGTTTAGTGTTGGTGGCGGATATGCTGCAATTCCATTAATTCAACAGCAGATTGTAGAGGTTCACAAGTTAATGACTATGGCAGAATTTACAGACTTAATTACTATAGCTGAGATGACTCCAGGACCTATTTCCATTAATTCAGCAACCTTTGTTGGTACACGCCTAGCAGGAGTATTTGGCTCCATTGTCTGTACATTAGGTGTCATCTTGCCTTCATTTTGTATCTGTTTAGCGCTTGCTTATTTTTATTATAAATATAGAAACTTTTCCGGTGTTCAGACCATATTGTCCGCCCTTCGCCCAGCTGTAGTCGCTTTGATCGCGTCAGCAGGTATTTCCATCTTAATGTTAGGCCTATTTGGTACCGATCACAATAACTTTGCTTTCTCTGATATTCGAGTAATCGAAGCTCTTTTATTCATAGGTGGTTTATTCCTTCTAAGAAAATACAAGGTAAATGCTATCGCAATTATCTTTGGTAGTGGTGTTATTGGTACAATCTTATACGCTATTTTTTAA
- a CDS encoding chromate transporter, whose translation MEQNVTKQSMHPSDPQHKHVLWQLFKATFFLSAFTFGGGFVIVSLMKKKFVEELGWLTEDEMLDITAIAQSSPGPIPINASVILGYRMKGLLGSLIAVLGTSLPPMVIISVISVFYQQFRENAVIATALQVMRAGVAAVIFDVVLNLAKNVCKTKRYIYIGLMIIAFVLTCFFKVSAMLIILSCVAIGIIDLIVHLKKKGETV comes from the coding sequence ATGGAACAAAATGTAACAAAGCAATCGATGCATCCATCGGATCCGCAACACAAACATGTGCTCTGGCAATTATTTAAAGCAACTTTTTTCCTTAGTGCATTCACATTTGGGGGTGGATTTGTTATTGTATCATTAATGAAAAAGAAATTTGTCGAGGAGCTTGGTTGGCTGACCGAAGATGAAATGTTAGATATCACAGCAATCGCCCAATCCTCTCCAGGACCAATTCCAATAAATGCTTCTGTTATTCTTGGTTATCGTATGAAGGGGCTTCTTGGTTCCCTTATTGCAGTTCTTGGTACTTCGTTACCACCTATGGTAATCATCTCTGTAATCTCGGTTTTCTACCAGCAGTTCAGAGAAAATGCTGTGATTGCAACGGCATTACAAGTTATGAGAGCCGGTGTTGCAGCAGTTATTTTCGATGTTGTCCTTAATCTTGCAAAAAACGTCTGCAAAACCAAACGTTATATCTATATTGGATTGATGATAATTGCCTTTGTATTAACTTGTTTCTTTAAAGTTAGCGCCATGTTAATCATACTATCTTGTGTGGCAATTGGTATAATCGATCTAATAGTTCACTTAAAGAAAAAAGGAGAGACCGTATGA
- a CDS encoding lactate utilization protein — MDEKVLWYIEKQVERTIKNLNRRNMAGFYVKDEVELHKLLKSLLEDNSIVGVGDSMTLFETGAIDFLRRGNYLFLDKYKEGITKEEKQQIYLNNFTADTFLCSTNALTEEGELYNIDGNGSRVAPMIYGPKQVILVTGINKIVKNIEEAEKRVRNYAAPIDAKRLGKETPCTTLGYCVDCKSPNRICNDFTIIRGQFIKDRIKVIIVGKQLGY; from the coding sequence ATGGATGAAAAAGTTTTATGGTATATAGAAAAGCAAGTGGAGAGGACCATTAAAAATCTAAATAGACGTAATATGGCTGGTTTTTATGTAAAAGATGAGGTTGAATTACATAAACTGCTGAAAAGCCTTCTGGAAGATAATTCTATAGTTGGTGTTGGGGACTCAATGACACTATTTGAAACTGGAGCGATTGATTTTTTACGACGTGGGAATTATTTATTTCTGGATAAATACAAAGAAGGTATTACGAAAGAAGAAAAACAGCAAATTTATTTGAATAACTTTACAGCGGACACATTTTTATGTAGCACAAATGCATTAACAGAAGAGGGTGAACTTTATAACATTGATGGGAATGGTAGTAGAGTAGCCCCTATGATATATGGTCCCAAACAGGTTATATTAGTTACAGGAATCAATAAAATTGTAAAAAATATAGAAGAGGCTGAAAAAAGAGTTAGAAATTATGCGGCACCGATTGATGCGAAAAGACTTGGGAAAGAAACACCATGTACTACGCTAGGTTATTGTGTGGATTGTAAAAGTCCAAATAGAATTTGCAATGATTTTACGATTATTCGCGGGCAGTTTATTAAGGATAGAATAAAAGTTATTATCGTAGGGAAGCAATTAGGATATTAA
- a CDS encoding DUF1848 domain-containing protein, with translation MILSVSRRTDIPNYYMEWFLERLKEEVVCIRNPYNPHQVSRIPLRKEDIDCIVFWTKHPSGLIEQLNELNDYMYYIQFTLTGYGKDIEPSLPDKRTVLIPQFLSLAEKLGNERIVWRYDPIMINGRYTVEYHIKAFEQIATALDGATDHVVISFLDLYRKMKSRENKNDPFREVTKEEIYELSAEFVNIAKQHRMTVMTCSEEISLDHLGIEHGCCIDKSKIEELLGYKLKAKKDNNQRATCGCMQSIDIGSYDTCPSGCVYCYATETKDHVEFNRKRYDIHSKLLCDSISTTDKITLRKVASLKM, from the coding sequence ATGATTCTTAGTGTTAGCAGAAGAACGGATATTCCAAATTATTATATGGAATGGTTTCTTGAACGTTTAAAAGAAGAGGTGGTTTGTATTAGAAATCCATACAACCCTCATCAAGTTAGTAGAATTCCATTAAGAAAAGAAGATATTGATTGTATTGTATTTTGGACGAAACACCCAAGTGGTTTAATTGAACAATTAAATGAATTAAATGATTATATGTACTATATCCAATTTACATTAACAGGTTATGGGAAGGATATTGAACCTTCCCTACCTGATAAACGTACAGTTCTTATTCCTCAATTTCTTTCCTTGGCAGAAAAACTTGGGAATGAACGAATAGTATGGCGTTATGATCCAATCATGATAAATGGGCGGTATACAGTAGAATATCATATAAAAGCATTTGAACAAATAGCGACTGCACTGGATGGAGCAACCGATCATGTGGTCATCAGTTTTCTAGATTTATACCGTAAGATGAAGAGTCGTGAGAATAAAAATGATCCTTTTCGTGAGGTTACGAAAGAAGAAATATATGAACTTTCTGCTGAATTCGTAAATATTGCAAAGCAACATCGTATGACTGTAATGACATGTTCTGAAGAAATATCATTAGACCATCTTGGAATTGAGCATGGTTGCTGTATTGATAAATCAAAGATTGAAGAACTTTTAGGTTATAAGTTAAAGGCAAAGAAAGATAACAATCAAAGAGCAACTTGTGGTTGCATGCAAAGCATTGATATTGGAAGTTATGATACATGTCCAAGTGGTTGTGTCTACTGTTATGCAACAGAGACAAAAGATCATGTTGAATTCAATCGTAAGCGTTATGATATTCATTCGAAATTACTTTGTGATTCTATTTCAACTACGGATAAAATTACATTACGAAAGGTTGCTTCTTTAAAGATGTAA